One window of Diabrotica undecimpunctata isolate CICGRU chromosome 8, icDiaUnde3, whole genome shotgun sequence genomic DNA carries:
- the LOC140448467 gene encoding all trans-polyprenyl-diphosphate synthase PDSS2-like has product MNFTSLKKLFRICQKQPVLVVCSQKLTTKSIEHRDRAVIEAEKIVGYPTSFLNLRWLLNDEVANIAVHLKKLIGTKHPLVHTARELLLNKEVPSWGLIVLLISKAGGLRTKLSQLDCDINAGILHTQRVLAEITEMVRTSNIIHKSVLNITTEDEFQEDLHFGNKLSLLTGDYLLSNSFRELAALKCHPVNELISTALRDLVEATFIEPRDKQNRPVPASPLSEQKEILVPHEYEQDLLQLSEVLGNAKAEWTLRHLLDGASLLGKCCQAALMLADHSETLKKSAYIFGRNIALALQIKKDILQISTSQTGPFSLINAPLMYHLQECPDLYVDLMKEVDNDNINYDRIRNVVSRSKGTTKALELQAEFVVNGKAALNEFSDNNAKNALVKILEAM; this is encoded by the exons atgaATTTCACATCTCtgaaaaaattatttagaatatGTCAAAAACAACCAGTTTTAGTAGTATGTTCACAAAAACTAACCACTAAATCAATAGAACATAGAGACAGAGCTGTTATTGAAGCTGAAAAAATTGTAGGTTATCCTACCTCCTTTTTAAATTTGCGATGGCTACTTAATGATGAAGTTGCCAATATTGCCGTACATTTGAAGAAGCTAATTGGAACAAAACACCCCTTGGTACACACTGCAAG ggaattacttttaaataaagaAGTTCCATCCTGGGGACTAATTGTTTTGTTAATATCAAAAGCTGGTGGACTGAGGACAAAATTGTCCCAACTTGATTGTGATATAAATGCAG GTATTCTTCATACCCAAAGAGTTCTTGCTGAGATAACTGAAATGGTCCGCACAAGTAACATCATCCACAAAAGTGTtctaaatataacaacagaagATGAATTTCAAGAAGATCTTCACTTTGGTAATAAGCTGTCACTCCTAACAGGTGACTACCTCCTTAGTAATAGTTTTCGTGAACTAGCAGCCTTGAAATGTCATCCTGTCAATGAACTTATATCTACTGCTCTTAGAGATTTGGTGGAAGCTACTTTTATAGAACCCAGAGACAA ACAAAATAGACCTGTTCCTGCTTCACCACTCTCTGAACAAAAAGAAATTTTAGTTCCACATGAGTACGAACAGGATCTCCTACAATTGTCTGAAGTTTTGGGGAATGCAAAAGCAGAATGGACTTTGAGGCATTTGTTGGATGGTGCTAGTTTGTTAGGAAAATGTTGTCAG gcAGCCCTAATGTTAGCGGACCACTCAGAAACTCTAAAGAAGTCTGCATATATATTTGGAAGAAATATAGCACTAGcactacaaattaaaaaagacatTTTACAAATAAGCACCAGCCAAACTGGACCGTTCAGCTTAATCAATGCTCCATTGATGTACCATCTTCAAGAGTGCCCAGATTTATATGTTGATCTCATGAAAGAGGTTGACAATGATAATATTAACTATGACAGAATAAGAAATGTTGTTTCAAGAAGTAAAGGAACAACAAAAGCTTTAGAATTACAGGCAGAATTTGTTGTTAATGGAAAGGCAGCACTAAATGAATTTTCTGATAATAATGCCAAGAATGCTCTGGTTAAAATATTAGAAGCAATGTAA